Genomic DNA from Acipenser ruthenus chromosome 4, fAciRut3.2 maternal haplotype, whole genome shotgun sequence:
AAGTCAAATCCTAAAAGTAGATAACTTGTCACTTTTTTTGTTATAGTTGTGTGGCACTGCcacctaaattaaaatgttcGGTTCTACATGGTGCAATAAGCGTACCATGTGTTGCaccttaattgggcagcacggaagcctggctaggttccaaatacatttcgaggttcttattcgctggaaTCGGAAGCGcttaatggaaagattgttttaggcaagtataaatagtacctttgttacgccataggggggAGCTACTTACTTGCCTTGTGAGTTCCTGTCAtctccttagttcctgtttagTGACTTTATTCCGTGTTTTGAAAAGACCgcggcgttctttttcccggggaggtttgccatggtagagcgatcctgtttacTTCGACTATCGTTCCTGTtggaagttgttttgttttttattagcaAGTGCTTTGTGCCAGTTTGTAACTACAGTTGCATACATCCTTTAACATGGAAGTTACTGTTTATTTTCCAGTGGCTTGAAAATTGGAATATGGAAGTTTCTCTCATTTCTTTTGTGGATTACTTGTCATCGCCTTCtgagaggatcttcaagcaagcgggtacccaggagtttggtgagattgttgtttttttttatttttgttgcgggactgttctgtttttgttttgttttattttgttactttgttctcgcagtggatattttgctggcttgtttacattttgtttatttttctgctCTGAACTTaacttttctattttgttttatttaacagtattaattattttagccaataaatgtttaaggttatcccttgtttctatagtgtatttattagGGGATCTAgcgtccttgatgcactgtcACTTCGCCCTTCCCCTTTGTTAATTTGAGGTATATTTGATACAGCAGCACAAGCACTCCGAAAGTATCTTTTATTCCACGTTTTTATCAGCCTTATCAGCCTGATATGGCTCATGTGTCTAATAGCTCTTTGAAAGCTTTGTCACTGAGACCTATGGTGACTGAAAGTGTTAGATCCCGTGCATATAATTATAAACCACCTATTAAACTAAGTTTTCCAGTCTTTGGAGAGGCTGAAGGTTCCACTGATGTATTGAGTTTTATAGATGCCTGCCAGGATTTCTTGTCGGTAATAACCATGACTGAATCAGAAATCTTAGCTACACTGTCAACAGTGTTAAAGGGTTCTGCAAAGAGTTGGTGGATTGCAGAACGCCATAAAATTCAGACATGGGCacttttcaaaactgcttttattGAGGCTTTTCTTCCCAGAGATTATTTAACTGAGGTGGAGAAAAGGTTGTGTGATCGGGTTCAAGATCCAGCTGAAAGTGTAAGAGATTTTGCATATGATTACCAAGCTCTTTGTCTTAAGTGGCGTCCAGGTATGACAGAGGCTGAAATAGTAGCTAGAATTATGGGAAATGCAAAGCCCAAGctagcaagttttattaggggATCGGTGTCGTCTGTGGCAGATTTGGTTAGAGTTGGGGCCATGGCAGAAAGGGATTGGTCCTCTCAGAAAGAgtattgggggaaaataaatgcAAAGACTGAGAGAGGGGCAAAGAAGCCAGTGAAAGGATCAGTTAGAATAGCAGCTGATATGTCTGTCATACACAATGCAAGCAAGGTGGGAAGGTTTAGCATTGATTGACATTGGATGTACCTACACTTTAATGAGGAATAATCTTTGGTTACAGCTTTGTCAAAGGATCGTTTATCTCCAAGTACAGAGAAATCTTTTGTGTTGGCCAATGGTCAGGCATATACTGCACTGGGCAAGTTTCGTCTGACTTATAATCTTCATGGAGAGTTTTGGTCTGTAGACACCTACATAATGGATGATGCTCATTTAGCTCAGCCTTTAGTTTTAGGACTTGATTTCCTAGTCAAAACATCTACATTGCTTGACTTGGTGAAGCAGGTGTATGGAGTAAAGAAGCCTGAGGgatattcattttttccattttctcgtgagaatgtgtggggGGCAGAGTGGCAGCTAATGTCAAAGCTTTTTATGGCAGTTCCCACTAAGGTGGTGAGGAAAGAGCTAGATCTGGGGTTAAGAGAGAGACCGATATTAGAATTTAATGTTACGATTGAAGGGCAAAGGTTGTTGGACCCACTGATGCTGCAGTGGCCGTCGGTTTGTACTTCCCGTTTGGGAAAGACAGACTTAATCCACCATGTGATACTTACTACCAATGAGATTCCAGTGCGTGTCCGAGCTTATTGAGTATCGGAACACAAAAAAACTATTATAAAGCAACATCTTGAGCAAATGCTACAGGATGGCATTGTAGAACCGTCTGCTTCAGCCTGGGCCGCAGCTGTGGTTTTGACCGAAAAAAAGGATGGGTCATTTAGGTTCTGTGTTGATTACCGGGGGGTAAATAAGAAAACTGaccttgatgcatatcccatgcccagaGTTCATGACATTTTGGAATCATTAGAGGGAGCTTCAGTTTTTAGTTCCTTAGATTTGCGTTCTGGTTACTGGCAGGTGGTTATGAATGATCAAAGTAAACCAAACACAGCATTTATTACTCCTttcggtctgtatcagtttaatgTGATGCCTTTCGGTTTGAAGAACGCTGCAGCGTTGTTCCAACGTCTGATGGAACAAGTGCTGGTAAACCTGAAGGGTAACAGTTGCTTTGTATACATAGATGATATCATTGGGTACTCTCCCACTAAATAGCAGCATGTGAGAGATCTGGCATCTGTATTTCAGGCCCTGGATCAAGCCAATCTCACCCTCAATTTAGCCAAATGTCATTTCTTTCAACCTTCACTTAAGTTCCTGGGTCATATAGTATCAGGAAATGGGGTGTCCGTAGATACAGATAAAGTTGGGGCAATAAAGGAGTACCCAGCACCGACCAATCTCAGGGGGCTGCAAAGGTTCCTGGGGTTGGCCGGGTGGTATCAATTTGCTGATAAAGCTGCTCCACTGAATCGGCTGAAAAAGAAAGGAGTGAGCTGGGTGTGGTCAAAAGCTGAGCAAGACAGCTTTGAACAATTAAAGGAAGCCTTACAGAGAGCTCCTGTGTTGTCCCACCCTGATTTAATGAAACCGTTCCGGGTGTATACTGATGCCAGTGATGTGGGATTAGGAGCTGTTCTGGCTCAGGGGTGCTCAGAAAACGAGTTGTTGGTGCTTATGCATCTCGTGTTTTAACAAAACCTGAATCTAACTATTCCACATCCGAGAAGGAATGCTTGGCGGTTATCTGGGCCATTGAGAAATGGAAGCATTACCTGGAAGGGGTGGAATTTGAAGTTGTGACAGATCATGCTGCTTTAACTTGGGTTTTTTATTCTCCCGAAGTGACATCCCGCCTAACTCGTTGGGCTTTGCGTCTCCAACCGTATACTTTGAGTTATATATCGAAAGGGAAGTTTAAATGTAGTGCCAGATGCCCTGTCTCGATCTACTCAGATAGAAAAGGCAGGACTTGCCAttttttcagaggaaaaaaaGCAGGTTGCCGTCTTGATATGCCCTCTGAAATGAGTGAGATCGCAGAGGCTCAGGCTCAAGATCTGAACCTTCAAGAATTGAAGAAGAAAATGGATGGTCAGCGGTCTGACCTTATAGGGTTTGTGGTTGAAAAAGGGGGTGTTGTATAGGAGAATGTCTCTACCCAGAGGTGAGGGTCAGCGCTACCAAGTGGTTGTTCCCGAGTCATTAATTACAATATTTTACAATACTATCATGACAACCCATTGAGTGGGCATCTGGGTAGAATGAAGACTCTGCTTCGTGTTTTGGAGGTAGCATGGTGGCCTACAATTAGGCAAGATGTTACAAAGCATGTTAAGGAGTGTATAGCTTGTCAAATATACAAGCCATCAAATCAGAAACATGCAGGGTTTTTACAGTCCACGACCGTGGAAGAGCCAGGTCACATGCTAGGAATTGACTTGATGGGGCCTTTCCCACGCAGTAAGAAAGGTAATACATGCTTGGTGGTGATTGTGGATTATTACACCAAGTGGGTGGAGGTATTCCCAATGCGTGATGGAAAGACTCATCGCATCGTGCAGCTTTTAACTCGGGAGATTTTTACGCGCTGGGGGACACCAAAGTACCTGGTGTCTGACAGGGGGGCTCAGTTTACCAGTGGTGTTCTAATTGAGGTTTGCAAAAAGTGGGGTGTTACACGAAAACTTACTACAAGTTATCACCCTCAGTCTAATCTTACGGAGAGAGTCAACAGAACTCTGAAGCCAATGATAGCTTCCTTTGTGGGACAAAATCAGCAGTTGTGGGATCAATGGTTGCCCGAATTTAGATTTGCCATAAATTCAGCAAAACAGGAGACCACTGGCTTTACTCCCGCTGAGCTAATGTTAGGAAGGGTTCTTAAAGGTCCTCTTGATCATTTAGTGTCCAAATCTCCTTCACCTGGAGAGTCCAGTTACTCTGTGCTTGAGTGACAGGCTGGTATTGCCAAGCTGGTTAGAGAGCGTGTGAAGGAAGCTCAAGGGCGGCAGGCTAAAGATTATAATGCCCGGAGAAGATGTGTGATATATAGCGAAGGACACTTAGTTTGGGTGAGGAGTCACCCAATTTCTGATGCATCTGCTTTTTTCTCAGCTAAATTAGCCCCAGAATGGTCTGGACCAGCCTCAGTAATAAAAAAACTGGGACCAGTTAATTACAGATTGAAGTGGGTGGATCGTCCTGAGAAGGTCTAAACAATAAATGTGGTAAATCTAAAGCCATGTTTTGGGGTATTACCCTAGTTActccgctgggggggggggggtcgggggggggTGGACGACTATGTGGCACTGCcacctaaattaaaatgttcGGTTCTACATGGTGCAAGAAGCGTAAcatgtgttgcgccttaattgggcagcacggaagcctggccaggttccaaatacatttcgaggttcttattcgctggaagcggcagcgCTGTTAATGGAAAGACTGTTTTAGgcaagtataaatagtacctttgttacgccataggggggTGCTACTTACTTGCCTTGTGAGTTCCTGCCAtctccttagttcctgtttagTGACTTTATTCCGTGTTTTGAAAAGACCGCGGCGTTCTTTTGCCCGGGGAggtttgccatggtagagcgatcctgtttacTTCGACTGTTCCTGTtggaagttgttttgttttttattagcaAGTGCTTTGTGccagttttggtttttttttctgctcgGAACTTatcttttctattttgttttgtttaacaatcaattattttagccaataaatgtttaaggttatcccttgtttctatagtgtatttattgggggatctcgcgtccttgatgcactgtcgcttcgcccttccccttTGTTAATTTGAGCTATATatgatacagggaggtaatcccACCGATTAGTTTTGTGCTAAGGGCGAGTCGTTACAGTTAAATGCATGGAATAGATTACCATTTGAAGTAGTAACATCTAAAACTCCTTAATCAAAATGCCATTATATTTGGCCCAATTAAATAAGAGTATCCTTACAAATGCTTAATTTAAACTTAACGATGAAATGCCatgactttttaaaagtatttaaaatgcattaccatattaatttaataaatacacctTTGAGCCCAGAAGAGccttatttgttttctttgttgtaaAATCTCTTACAATGAAACAATCATGATAACATACCCTACTGTGACAATGGACAGCCTCTCACATGGCTACCTCATTCTTTCAAATTCTTTCCTAGTATAAACACAGTGTATGGGAGAACAATGGTGCAGTATATTTCATGGTAAGATGTATAGTAATGGGGCTGCCACTACTCAAAGTTAGAAGAGAAAAACAGCTGTAAACTGATTACCAGCGGATTGTGTCTGCtaccttccttttttttttttttttttttactcaacatAAAAACTTATCAAGTCTGAACAGCAACAATGCTGGTTAACTGAACATGCATAACTATTCTGCGAAATACCAGGATCTCAAAATTATTTTTATGGCTTCTTTTTACAAATTGCCACCAGaatgtttatttgtataatgTTCGGTCCAGTCCTATAATTTTGCATTttataaacaaagtaaaaaaaaaaaagtttgtggaaTATTGTCTTTTCCTGGGGTCATAGGTATTTACTACCCAGCTTAAACCAGAAGCAGCATCTTGCATATGAACATTCGTTTCCAGAATTAACTTGCTATACAAAATGGCAATATTACAAACTGGACCTTACTCTTCCAGTGTTTCTATGTCTACTATAATACAGTCAATGGCAGATGTATTAATGTTACTCTAGATGTTGTATTAATGTTTTGGTCCTTACAGCTGCCTTGCAGTTTGACCATAAAACACTTTGCACCATGTACTGGAAAAGTGTTTGCCAAaacagtccaaaaaaaaaaaattagccatATTTTATTGCATGTACAATAATGGACACCATTTTAGTATTAAGACGACAGTCATACAAGAGACCAGCAGTAATGACAAGAGGTACAGTTTTAAGTTAGCACATCATGATAAATTAAACCTTACCCCAGTTTGGAGCTTTAATTTTTTCATCTGAGCATATGAATTATTGTGCTTCATCTGAAATGTAATACTTTTGGTTAATGATTAAAAACTATAAACTAACATCACAATTAGGGTTTGAACTAATCAGTGTTTATTTTGAGCTGGTTTACGTAACCTGTTAAGTTTGAGGCTTCTCCACTAGCTGTTAATTTACAATTCACTTGTATCTGATAAGCAACATTAAACCGTACCTGACTGAGTGGGTAGGTGCTGAGTGCACGCTGAACGCTCATAATCATATACACAATAACCCACTACGCTGTGCAATAAGACATATTACATTCGCAGTGCCTTCACCCACCCAGAAGTGTGGTAGATACATCTTATCGCAAAGCCCGGAGTGGGATATTGCGCTAATAAAATGtctctatttatatatttttaaaaagattttaaactttaaaattaaGTTTTACTGAATGTATCCTTCTGCCAGCGCAAAATAGTtcatatacattttctttaaaagctAGAAATTTGCTGGAAACCTTATTACCGttgagttaaaaaaagaaaaaaaaaaaaaaaaaaagatggctaGAGAGGGAGATATATtcaaggttatttttttattctctctctctctctctctctctctctctctctctctataaataATGTATAGATATATGCGTCTCCTCAGTACTGATTTAACTTCAGTCAGACGGTCCAACGCAACTTCTCTCCACCGATTTTAACTCCTGCCCAAGGCACAATTGCTGTGGCCAAAGAGATCAAgattttgagattttaaagaagataaatcatatttaatttctgttagtgtttgactattaaaaaaaagataaatatacTGAATAGCTAAAGGGCCTCAAATCCTTAGCTGGCAGTAggttttgagaatttttttttttttcttcaagctgTTGACCCAGAACCACTTTGACCTTCAGGAGATGATTCACCCCTAGCCATGCAGGAAGATAATTCTTATtgcacagtcatgtgatcttgttcagccaatcattgcatttaatttataaacatGTATAACATCCGGTAAGGACCTAGGGGACTCATGCTTAACAGCAAATCAGAAAGACCTAAAGGACTAGATTAATACAGGTCTTTCTGATTCACTATAAGCAAGTTAGACATAATTGTGCTGTTAAGAGGGGTTGTAACATGGTTGACACCCAAATTGCATGCACCCTGCATTGGTAGTGTTTAATGCAGCTGATCcgaaacaaataatacattactAAAAGTTATCACATTATGGAAAAGCCTGACACTTGGTGCACAATTAACAGatttattacagtactttgggcacttgtaaaaaataaacaccaaaacgtTCAAGCCCTTTTTGAAACAAATCCCAACCTGAAAACTTTATCACTCAATAATGGTATTAAAATTAAGCTTGCAATTTAAGATGTTCAAACAAAACTTAAAGATTAAACAGACTTTTTTCAGTAAACCAGAATTCACATGGTAAGCTCTAGCCCTAAAAATGGAATGTGGGGATTAACCTTGATATTGCCTACTATATGTACTGTATCATATACCTCATACTAATTATTAcccctcttccccccccccccccccccccaaaaaaaaaattatcttcaCTGATGTTGACATTTATTAAAGTACAAAttaaatcttaaatataatttctgATTATTCTCCACTGGAGTCTGTGTCATCATTAATATATTCTTCTTCTACAGCTGTACTGCCATTCTGGGTCCCCCACTCTTCCTCATCATATTCAATACTGTCATTATCTTCATTAAGTTCGTTATCAGGTTCAGGCCCACCTGCATCAGCTTCAGCACCCACTGCTGCCCTTTGGTTTTCGTTTGGCGCCACATATCCATTGTTGTTGGCAAAGATGCCATTTTCTCTAGAGCCTTCCTCAATATAGACCTTCTGGTGGCACATGGGACATGTGTCCTGTATATAGAGCCACTTCCGGAGACAGAGAGCATGGAAGTAATGGTGACACGGGGTAATACGAGCAGAGGCAGTGAACTCCTGGTAGCAGATTGCACAGACATCCTCGATCTCCCGTAGTTGCTCACCTTTCATCTCTGGAAGGGAGTTGATCTTCTTCACAGCAGTTCTTCGGTTAATGAAGGTCTTCCATCCATTCTTGGCTTGAAGATAAATGTTGAAGTAAGCGTGGAGGCACATCATGCAAGCGCGGATCTTGCTGCCAGATTCGAACATCATGGTATAGGCTCCATTCCCGAACATGATCACCCCGAATATGAATTCGATGACATTGCCGGTCGAGCGCACATAGTACACATAATCGTCCAGCTTCTCCCACAGGACATTGTAGTAGCCGTCAATCATAAACAGTGTGTAAACAGTCAGGGAGACCATGACCTTCAGACACAGTTCAACACAGAAAGCAGTCACTGCAAATAACCATGTGTTTAGTACATAGTGGTTCCAGAGCACAAAGCTGAGCAAAATGGGCAGCACAAAAAGACATAAGGAGACCAGGAGGACTGGGAAATGTCTTCGGAAAGATGAGACATGTGAGGCACTCAGAGACATGAGAACTGGATCGGTCATCCCATGGATAAAATGCAAGATGGCAGTTAATAGAAGGCACATGTTGCGGCTGAGACGCACGAATCTCTCCTCTGGGTCCAGACCACTGAGTCCAGTCTGCAAAGCCAAAACGAAAAACAGTACTGGGGCCACAAAGCCCAGACGTTTGTCTTCTTCCTCTGTGGACCCAATAAACGCCAAGATCCCCAAGCCTAAGTAATGTGCTATGGAGGAGATGACTGCGCTCATACCCAGTACTGTCAACGTGGAGTCGCAACCGCTTATGATAAGGTTGCACAACACTTCCCAGAAATCATCCCAGGAGATGAAATAATGTTGGTTTCCTTCATCGTTGCCTGCCACCTTGACCACGTAGACCAATATAATGGCCTGGGCAGTCAGTCGGGTCAACCAGAAGACCCTAAGGACATCTGGAAAGCGGATCCTCTTCCAAGTGTCCTCCACTAGCAGCTGGACCCCATAGATGCGGTACATGTGTCGGATGAGAAGGTAAACATAGCGGCCTGAGTAATAGAACCACTTAAGTTTCATAGTTAAATACATAACAGTGTGCATGGTCAGAACTAGGCCGGATGCCACAGCCACCAACTGTCGAACATTCACTGGCAGCTCTATAATCAAGCCCCATATGGGGATCATAATGTCCAGGACAATTAATGCAGCATAGACTGACTGTACATTAAGAAGTGCCACATATCCAATCCCAAACATGAGCTGGAGCATGACCAAGCCCAACCACAGTGTAGGTCCATTTTTTGGAGACAGCTTGACTCCTAACGCTGCAGTGTAATAAGCACTGTAGAAGTCTATGTGCGAGGTGGCAAAGTAGTTGATCAGAACTGTCACTGCTCCCAAGAGGAGAGCAAAGCACAACATGTAGAATTTGAAAAGTGCTTTTTGTGATAAGACCAGGACCACACCGGACACTAGAACACCTGCAACAAATAAAGAGTTGGAAGTGTTACtttgattattttaaaacaatggatTTAACATGTTATAACTTTATGAAATTAATGTTGCCAGTGTCACTGGTACGTGGAAGTGCCATGAGAGGTTCCCCTCATAGTTCTACAGCTTAATTTAACACCTCCTGCCAGTCAATTACGGACCactcaagcagagactgacaaATTACGTTGTAGTTTCATGACATTGGTTTTACAAGGCCTGTTGGAGTAGAAAGGGATTTGATTAAGGCTTGTCCGTTGCATGGGATAATCACAAATTTGGACAGACAAGTGCTTCCAAAGTATTCAGTGGTCCACTGAAACTAGGGATGCACCGATAATTGTATCTAAATCAATGCAAATTATAATAAAATTCCATAATCTGTAATAGCATTTTACTGTCATTATCACAGATTATTATGATCCTCCCTTGAAAGCTCAGTCTCAAATCTATGATGTTATACTTCAGTTCATAGTTTTCATCTCCAATCCCGCTTTACAAATTGCCATCCTGTGCCGCTTAGTCTCCCCATCAATCAAGCAAACTCTGCTTTATCAAAGCACACTTATGGGTGTGGCAGCTCGCAGCAGGAAGTGCAATGTTATTTATAACTTTTGTTATTGCAAAATTTTAGTCATTTTAACACTGTACAACACAGATTTTCTGTTTATACATAACCACCGTTTGTATGCTTGGGGCTTTCCAATTATTTTCATACAGCTCATAGTCTGTTTCTTGGACCTTTTTTCAGGTACCAGTAGTAATAAATAGGAATACATGCAATATACTAATAGTCTACaatcttttacatttttaactgcAGTTTTATCAAAAAGCTACAAAAGGATCTTAGGAATTAATTATTCAGACTAGTTAACAGGCTGTTTTTGACAAGTATGTTTGATGCACATTACCCAGGGCTCAAATTCCAGCGCTTGATTACCAAAAtcacgcattttccaagttgctcctatatatctgcaactttcagtatGTGAAAATCCTGCAGGGACATTTTAAGACTGCAAGGaagcaactattttttttttcccacccaatttagaatgtctaatTTAAGCACATGCACTATTGTAAGTAGTGCTAGATATGCAGTGGTTTGCAGaattattcacccccctgcaatgtttacacattttgttggcaaccgagcgtactccacgacactTTCAAATTAGATGTTACATGTAGAacctacacaaactactccaaattgataaagttaaaaaatgcatatagaatataaataagtaagatttacagagaaaaacagattaatctcattcttaaagtattcaacccctttgctactgcaaccctaaatcagctcaggtgcaaatgatttgtttgaaaggtcacaacattcgtgaaatggtttcagcctgtgtgtactcaaagtggtttaacttgtagataatttccctcaggtatataaagactttcaagctgcaactcacatagtgatccaacaaagcaaccatgaagatcAAGGAGCTTtagaaacaagtcagggataaagtggtagagaggcacagagcaggagaaggtacaagaaaatttcaaaaggCGCCGAtcatccctctcagcacagtgaagtccatctttaaaaagtggaagatgcatcataccacccagacactacccaggttgccctcccaaacaaacaaagccaaagccacactggagtggttgaacaagaagagaattatgttcttgagtggcccagtcaaagtcctgacttgaatccaatcgaaagtttatggcgagacttgaagattgcaggggatcgatgatccccaacaaacttatcagaactggagcaattttcctgcgaagaatgggcaaaaaatgtcaccatcataagaacataagatcataagaaagcttacaaacgagaggaggccattcagcccattttgctcgtttggttgttagtagcttattgatcccagaatctcatcaagcagcttcttgaaggatcccagggtgtcagctttttaacaacattactggggagttggttccagaccctcacaattctctgtgtaaaaaagtgcctcctattttctgttctgaatgcctctttatctaatctccatttgtgacccctggtccttgtttcttttttcaggtcaaagaagtcccctgggttgacattgtctataccttataGGAttgtgaatgtttgaatcagatcgccacgtgaatagattcaattcttttagcctgtctgcaaacgacatgccttttaaacccgggattcTGGTTactctttttgtaacaaggtgaccagaactaaacacaatattctaggtgaggtcttactaatgcattgtagagttttaacattacttcccttgatttaaattcaacacttctcactatatatccaagcatcttgttagcttttttatagcttccccacattgtctagatgaagacatttctgagtcaacataaactcctaggtctttttcatggttcccttcttcaatttcattatctcccaaatgatatttataatgcacattttcattgcccgcatgcaatactttacacttttctctattaaatttcatttgccatataagaacataagaaagttatgttcttatatagctagtagagacctatccaaaaagactcatagcagtaattg
This window encodes:
- the rnf139 gene encoding E3 ubiquitin-protein ligase RNF139 isoform X1, which translates into the protein MPSPQALAVLDVVLRVPCIFIIDAIFNSYHDPGSGLTGAAAQVLIRLLGVLVSGVVLVLSQKALFKFYMLCFALLLGAVTVLINYFATSHIDFYSAYYTAALGVKLSPKNGPTLWLGLVMLQLMFGIGYVALLNVQSVYAALIVLDIMIPIWGLIIELPVNVRQLVAVASGLVLTMHTVMYLTMKLKWFYYSGRYVYLLIRHMYRIYGVQLLVEDTWKRIRFPDVLRVFWLTRLTAQAIILVYVVKVAGNDEGNQHYFISWDDFWEVLCNLIISGCDSTLTVLGMSAVISSIAHYLGLGILAFIGSTEEEDKRLGFVAPVLFFVLALQTGLSGLDPEERFVRLSRNMCLLLTAILHFIHGMTDPVLMSLSASHVSSFRRHFPVLLVSLCLFVLPILLSFVLWNHYVLNTWLFAVTAFCVELCLKVMVSLTVYTLFMIDGYYNVLWEKLDDYVYYVRSTGNVIEFIFGVIMFGNGAYTMMFESGSKIRACMMCLHAYFNIYLQAKNGWKTFINRRTAVKKINSLPEMKGEQLREIEDVCAICYQEFTASARITPCHHYFHALCLRKWLYIQDTCPMCHQKVYIEEGSRENGIFANNNGYVAPNENQRAAVGAEADAGGPEPDNELNEDNDSIEYDEEEWGTQNGSTAVEEEYINDDTDSSGE
- the rnf139 gene encoding E3 ubiquitin-protein ligase RNF139 isoform X2 — its product is MLCFALLLGAVTVLINYFATSHIDFYSAYYTAALGVKLSPKNGPTLWLGLVMLQLMFGIGYVALLNVQSVYAALIVLDIMIPIWGLIIELPVNVRQLVAVASGLVLTMHTVMYLTMKLKWFYYSGRYVYLLIRHMYRIYGVQLLVEDTWKRIRFPDVLRVFWLTRLTAQAIILVYVVKVAGNDEGNQHYFISWDDFWEVLCNLIISGCDSTLTVLGMSAVISSIAHYLGLGILAFIGSTEEEDKRLGFVAPVLFFVLALQTGLSGLDPEERFVRLSRNMCLLLTAILHFIHGMTDPVLMSLSASHVSSFRRHFPVLLVSLCLFVLPILLSFVLWNHYVLNTWLFAVTAFCVELCLKVMVSLTVYTLFMIDGYYNVLWEKLDDYVYYVRSTGNVIEFIFGVIMFGNGAYTMMFESGSKIRACMMCLHAYFNIYLQAKNGWKTFINRRTAVKKINSLPEMKGEQLREIEDVCAICYQEFTASARITPCHHYFHALCLRKWLYIQDTCPMCHQKVYIEEGSRENGIFANNNGYVAPNENQRAAVGAEADAGGPEPDNELNEDNDSIEYDEEEWGTQNGSTAVEEEYINDDTDSSGE